In Calonectris borealis chromosome 25, bCalBor7.hap1.2, whole genome shotgun sequence, the following proteins share a genomic window:
- the LOC142092936 gene encoding CCN family member 2-like, which translates to MSGNLGTVTWTLFLLLLAPGWVEPQACTYPCQCPSQPLQCPAGTSHVLDACGCCKVCARQLGELCSLQKPCDHHKGLYCDFSKIHRGSGICLAHEGATCDLLGKIYHNGESFQPTCKLQCICMDGAIGCIPLCSDDLRLPSPECPNPRRVKFRNKCCEEWICEEGSEENRFETAMAVFREDPAHKPELNNLQENCLVQTTEWSACSKSCGMGISARVTNDNPQCRLEKETRLCMVRPCDFPVEKTKKGKKCVRTPKPRQSLHFEFSGCTSTRSYRPKFCGSCTDGRCCTPYVTSTVEVEFRCPEGDFFQRKMMFIKVCSCHYDCPRDNDIFLATYHRRMIGDHVKTERQ; encoded by the exons ATGTCTGGCAACTTGGGGACAGTGACCTGgaccctgttcctcctcctccttgctcctGGCTGG GTAGAACCGCAGGCCTGCACGTATCCATGCCAGtgtccctcccagcctctgcagtGCCCCGCTGGCACCAGCCATGTGTTGGATGCCTGTGGTTGCTGCAAGGTGTGTGCCAGGCAGCTTGGCGAGCTCTGTTCCCTGCAGAAACCCTGCGATCATCACAAGGGACTCTACTGCGACTTCTCCAAAATCCACAGAGGCAGCGGGATCTGCTTAG CTCACGAGGGTGCAACCTGTGACCTGCTGGGCAAGATCTACCACAACGGGGAGAGCTTCCAGCCCACCTGCAAGCTGCAGTGCATCTGCATGGACGGGGCCATCGGCTGCATCCCCCTCTGCTCCGACGACCTGCGGCTGCCGTCCCCCGAGTGCCCCAACCCCCGGCGGGTGAAGTTTCGCAATAAGTGCTGCGAAGAGTGGATCTGCGAGGAGGGCAGTGAGGAAAACCGCTTCGAAACAGCCATGGCGG TTTTCAGGGAGGATCCAGCACACAAACCGGAGCTGAATAACCTGCAGGAGAACTGCTTGGTGCAGACCACCGAGTGGAGCGCTTGCTCCAAGAGCTGCGGCATGGGCATCTCTGCCCGCGTAACCAACGACAACCCCCAGTGCCGCCTGGAGAAGGAGACTCGGCTCTGCATGGTCCGGCCCTGCGACTTCCCTGTGGAGAAAACCAAG AAGGGGAAGAAGTGTGTGCGGACCCCAAAGCCTCGCCAGAGCCTCCACTTTGAGTTTTCGGGCTGCACCAGCACCCGTTCCTACCGGCCCAAGTTCTGCGGCAGCTGCACGGACGGCCGCTGCTGCACCCCGTACGTCACCAGCACCGTGGAGGTGGAGTTCCGCTGCCCCGAGGGGGACTTCTTCCAGCGGAAGATGATGTTCATCAAGGTGTGCTCCTGCCACTACGACTGCCCCCGCGACAACGACATCTTCTTGGCCACGTATCACAGGAGGATGATTGGAGACCACGTCAAGACAGAGAGGCAGTAG
- the LOC142092939 gene encoding uncharacterized protein LOC142092939 has protein sequence MKTMVRQAVPLQPVEVHGGADIHPQPVEVHGGADIHLQPVEVHGGADIHLQPVEVHGGADIPLQPVEVHGGADIPLQPMEVHGGADIHLQPMEVHGGADIHLQPVEVHGGADIPLQPMEVHGGADIHLQPMEVHGGADIHLQPVEVHGGADIHLQPVEVHGGADIHPQPVEVHGGADIHLQPVEVHGGADIHLQPVEVHGGADIHLQPVEVHGGADMHLQPMEVHGGADIHLQPVEDPTLEQGDAQRRL, from the exons atgaagaccatggtgagacaggctgtccccctgcagcccgtggaggtccacggtggagcagatatccacccgcagcccgtggaggtccacggtggagcagatatccacctgcagcccgtggaggtccacggtggagcagatatccacctgcagcccgtggaggtccacggtggagcagatatccccctgcagcccgtggaggtccacggtggagcagatatccccctgcagcccatggaggtccacggtggagcagatatccacctgcagcccatggaggtccacggtggagcagatatccacctgcagcccgtggaggtccacggtggagcagatatccccctgcagcccatggaggtccacggtggagcagatatccacctgcagcccatggag gtccacggtggagcagatatccacctgcagcccgtggaggtccacggtggagcagatatccacctgcagcctgtggaggtccacggtggagcagatatccacccgcagcccgtggaggtccacggtggagcagatatccacctgcagcccgtggaggtccacggtggagcagatatccacctgcagcccgtggaggtccacggtggagcagatatccacctgcagcccgtggaggtccacggtggagcagatatgcacctgcagcccatggaggtccacggtggagcagatatccacctgcagcctgtggaggaccccacgctggagcagggagatgcccaaaggaggctgtga